A single region of the Lycium barbarum isolate Lr01 chromosome 2, ASM1917538v2, whole genome shotgun sequence genome encodes:
- the LOC132626523 gene encoding uncharacterized protein LOC132626523 isoform X1, whose protein sequence is MNEQGKKMMNQQQQRMSMSQQNQMISMSQQPPQILNPQLQQQQQQLAPQMMNRSYRMWPQPPLPPPPQNTNPNLKQFVTGKQHPKPLGPRNNWKGKKVNKRNEIGTSGSSTTVGGYKPPTLNDLQQQNRLKARRFFPKKKYYHHNNNNNNRTAPYAPRNTSSYIIRAKKSGGIASLVSPGPVTPSVLPTPMFSPSREVLVDMAKEEWGVDGYGSMNGLIRLRSPGGNEDEEEEDGGSSESDVEEHVEVERRLDHDLSRFEMIYPNYSSGMEYNNVLGNRVDDQDTHIAQLEEENLILKDRLFLMERELGDLRRRLHGLERRGHGYDEMNEEVVENESESESESHGDGHSLEDNNVELEGVGNVRGKEENRIEDDAEFVENEEIVGKEGEQVNASGIDEAVEKQSNEVRKEDEEVDGNAMDEVLKKEIVADVGSKSELNDDADGKTGNEVQFTELNKNTENRVQASDNASVEDVTME, encoded by the exons ATGAACGAGCAAGGGAAAAAAATGatgaatcaacaacaacaaaggatGAGTATGAGTCAACAAAACCAAATGATAAGTATGAGTCAACAACCACCTCAGATCTTGAATCCACAGCTTCAACAGCAACAACAGCAG CTTGCTCCACAGATGATGAATCGGAGCTACCGGATGTGGCCGCAGCCGCCTTTGCCTCCTCCGCCTCAAAACACTAACCCTAATTTGAAGCAATTTGTTACTGGAAAGCAGCATCCGAAACCCTTAGGTCCTCGAAACAATTGGAAGGGTAAAAAGGTAAATAAGAGGAATGAGATTGGAACTAGTGGTAGTAGTACTACTGTTGGAGGATATAAGCCGCCTACGTTAAACGATTTGCAACAGCAAAACAGATTAAAGGCTCGGAGGTTTTTCCCTAAGAAGAAATATTatcatcataataataataataataacaggaCTGCACCCTATGCGCCTCGGAACACGTCTTCGTATATCATTAGGGCGAAAAAGAGTGGTGGGATTGCGTCATTGGTGTCGCCGGGCCCTGTTACTCCGTCTGTGCTGCCTACGCCAATGTTTTCTCCGTCAAGGGAAGTGTTAGTAGATATGGCTAAAGAGGAGTGGGGGGTTGATGGGTATGGATCGATGAATGGGTTGATTAGACTGAGGTCGCCGGGAGGAAATGAGGATGAGGAAGAAGAGGATGGAGGATCGAGTGAGAGTGACGTGGAGGAACACGTGGAGGTGGAGAGGCGGTTGGATCATGATTTGAGTAGGTTTGAGATGATTTACCCAAATTATAGTAGCGGGATGGAATATAACAATGTGTTGGGTAACCGTGTGGATGATCAGGATACACATATTGCTCAATTGGAGGAGGAGAACTTGATTTTGAAGGATAGATTGTTCTTGATGGAGAGGGAGTTGGGTGATTTGAGGAGGAGGTTGCATGGTCTCGAGAGGCGGGGTCATGGTTATGATGAGATGAATGAGGAGGTAGTGGAGAATGAGTCTGAGAGCGAGAGTGAGAGTCATGGGGACGGTCATTCTTTGGAGGATAACAACGTTGAGCTCGAAGGTGTTGGGAATGTAAGAGGAAAGGAAGAGAATAGGATTGAGGATGATGCAGAGTTTGTAGAAAATGAAGAGATAGTTGGAAAAGAAGGTGAACAGGTTAATGCTAGTGGTATTGATGAAGCTGTTGAAAAGCAATCAAATGAAGTCagaaaagaagatgaagaagttgATGGAAATGCTATGGATGAAGTCCTTAAAAAGGAAATCGTTGCTGATGTTGGAAGCAAGAGTGAACTGAACGACGATGCAGATGGGAAAACTGGGAATGAGGTTCAGTTTACTGAATTGAACAAGAACACCGAAAACAGGGTTCAGGCATCAGATAATGCAAGTGTTGAAGATGTTACTATGGAGTAG
- the LOC132626523 gene encoding uncharacterized protein LOC132626523 isoform X2, with protein MNEQGKKMMNQQQQRMSMSQQNQMISMSQQPPQILNPQLQQQQQQMMNRSYRMWPQPPLPPPPQNTNPNLKQFVTGKQHPKPLGPRNNWKGKKVNKRNEIGTSGSSTTVGGYKPPTLNDLQQQNRLKARRFFPKKKYYHHNNNNNNRTAPYAPRNTSSYIIRAKKSGGIASLVSPGPVTPSVLPTPMFSPSREVLVDMAKEEWGVDGYGSMNGLIRLRSPGGNEDEEEEDGGSSESDVEEHVEVERRLDHDLSRFEMIYPNYSSGMEYNNVLGNRVDDQDTHIAQLEEENLILKDRLFLMERELGDLRRRLHGLERRGHGYDEMNEEVVENESESESESHGDGHSLEDNNVELEGVGNVRGKEENRIEDDAEFVENEEIVGKEGEQVNASGIDEAVEKQSNEVRKEDEEVDGNAMDEVLKKEIVADVGSKSELNDDADGKTGNEVQFTELNKNTENRVQASDNASVEDVTME; from the exons ATGAACGAGCAAGGGAAAAAAATGatgaatcaacaacaacaaaggatGAGTATGAGTCAACAAAACCAAATGATAAGTATGAGTCAACAACCACCTCAGATCTTGAATCCACAGCTTCAACAGCAACAACAGCAG ATGATGAATCGGAGCTACCGGATGTGGCCGCAGCCGCCTTTGCCTCCTCCGCCTCAAAACACTAACCCTAATTTGAAGCAATTTGTTACTGGAAAGCAGCATCCGAAACCCTTAGGTCCTCGAAACAATTGGAAGGGTAAAAAGGTAAATAAGAGGAATGAGATTGGAACTAGTGGTAGTAGTACTACTGTTGGAGGATATAAGCCGCCTACGTTAAACGATTTGCAACAGCAAAACAGATTAAAGGCTCGGAGGTTTTTCCCTAAGAAGAAATATTatcatcataataataataataataacaggaCTGCACCCTATGCGCCTCGGAACACGTCTTCGTATATCATTAGGGCGAAAAAGAGTGGTGGGATTGCGTCATTGGTGTCGCCGGGCCCTGTTACTCCGTCTGTGCTGCCTACGCCAATGTTTTCTCCGTCAAGGGAAGTGTTAGTAGATATGGCTAAAGAGGAGTGGGGGGTTGATGGGTATGGATCGATGAATGGGTTGATTAGACTGAGGTCGCCGGGAGGAAATGAGGATGAGGAAGAAGAGGATGGAGGATCGAGTGAGAGTGACGTGGAGGAACACGTGGAGGTGGAGAGGCGGTTGGATCATGATTTGAGTAGGTTTGAGATGATTTACCCAAATTATAGTAGCGGGATGGAATATAACAATGTGTTGGGTAACCGTGTGGATGATCAGGATACACATATTGCTCAATTGGAGGAGGAGAACTTGATTTTGAAGGATAGATTGTTCTTGATGGAGAGGGAGTTGGGTGATTTGAGGAGGAGGTTGCATGGTCTCGAGAGGCGGGGTCATGGTTATGATGAGATGAATGAGGAGGTAGTGGAGAATGAGTCTGAGAGCGAGAGTGAGAGTCATGGGGACGGTCATTCTTTGGAGGATAACAACGTTGAGCTCGAAGGTGTTGGGAATGTAAGAGGAAAGGAAGAGAATAGGATTGAGGATGATGCAGAGTTTGTAGAAAATGAAGAGATAGTTGGAAAAGAAGGTGAACAGGTTAATGCTAGTGGTATTGATGAAGCTGTTGAAAAGCAATCAAATGAAGTCagaaaagaagatgaagaagttgATGGAAATGCTATGGATGAAGTCCTTAAAAAGGAAATCGTTGCTGATGTTGGAAGCAAGAGTGAACTGAACGACGATGCAGATGGGAAAACTGGGAATGAGGTTCAGTTTACTGAATTGAACAAGAACACCGAAAACAGGGTTCAGGCATCAGATAATGCAAGTGTTGAAGATGTTACTATGGAGTAG